TTGGCAAAGCACACATATCctattttgtaattttgcgcttaacaacaaacgcaTAAAACCTATTATAATTTTTGCGACTCGGTAAAATACGTAACACCAAAAAAATGCTCGCTGTACGGGAGACAGAAAAATGCTTGTTTGGAACACAATGATGAACCTGTTCATTACTAATTTGCATATAATGCCGAAGCCTATTGGtattgtaaaagtttgttttgtttttaatttcgcgcaacgttactcgagggttatctccgctagccgtccctaatttaaccgtgtaagactagagggaatgcagttagtcttgggctactcttttaccaacgtcacgttataacaccccaaagactgaaagggcgagcatgtatggtgtaacggggattcgaacccgcgacctctcGGATTACAAGGGAGTATGcctttagcggtgtgagtctgctgacataccgctatgccactgaggaGCTGTTAATGAAAGTTTAAACAGAAAGTTCTCGATGGACATAAATTGATAATTTTCATAGATTTATTTAGAACTTGACATCCAGACGTATTCTAGACGTTACCGTTTAGAACACATGACTGGTTACATGGGTTTCAGGTTTAAGGAACGACAGTTACCTTCTTTTTTGCTACAACACGTATTGAGAAAACGAAcaacacattaatataataagcTTGTAGATAATATACCAGTTTGTTAAACAAGCGAACTTAATTTAGTGATTAAGACATATCAAGGTTTCAAACGTTCTATTTCGAACGACTGCCATGAATTGAACGAGAGAGAAAAAAAGTGAATgtaagtaagttattttttttagttaatagtaattttataacaaaaaaaaagttatttattttataaaagaaaattctaAGAGTTACGTAAATTATTCAGCTCTCATCGGATcaagaattttaattttctgGTTCGTCGATTGCACGTGCTTCAGCAGAAGACAAATGAGCCCAGAGCGGATCTGCACGTCTTCCGAAACGAAGTCGGAGAGAAGGCGATCGGCCACCTTTACGTTCCATCTGGTGGGCAAATCTGGCAACTGGTGGTAGAGCCTCGTTTCTCAGAAGAAGCTCGTAGAGATCTCTCAAGTCTGCAAGAAACTGAGATCCTGTAGGGTGACGTTTCATTAATAATTCTTCCATGGTAAatgacaaaagtttaaaaaaaaaagacatatatTAAACAGGTGATCATGATGTAGTAACGTAGAAACATTCTTTTGATTAGATATTTAAGCataaattattttggaaatgAGAAACTTCGTACAGACATTTTAAAAGAGTTCCTTTAACTAAGAACAGCTAGAAACTCTTAAAAAATTTATCAAGTGAaagaatttcaaacaataaaaaaaaatgtttacacataacactattttccaagttttttcaaacaaaattatttgtagatacatttaaatgaaagaaaaaaacgaGTTGTTTTTAACACAATTAGAAGTAAGTAAGTGTAGGTTGATGTTAGGACCTGAGATATAAATGTGttaacactaatttttttaaaaataaggatGGTTAATATTAGTTACTTTACAGTAAGTTTCTTCTTAAATGACCGAGAATTTAGATCAGTAGAACGTCTGGCTAGATaatatttaggcccggcatggccaggtgggtaaaggcgctcgactcgtaatccgagggtcgcggttacGAAaccatgtcgcaccaaacatgctcgcccgttcaaccgtgggagcgttataatgtgacggtcaatcccactatttgttagtaaaagagtagctcaagagttggcggtgggtggtgataactagctgccttctctctagtcttacattgctaaattggggacgactagcgcagatagcccttgagtagctttgcgcgaaattaaaaaaaaacaactagataTTTTAACCAATTTGTGAATAACAAATCATGTTGATTACATTATTCTTGTCAGTTTCTTTTGACATGTAAAATGTCGTACATGCTTGTTTGGAGTTTCTCCAAGAATTAGTTATTCATATCATAAGTATTACTGTTATAAACGACAACAAAAAACGTTGTACTTTTTGTTATGAAACGTGGAGAACCACTCAGATCACTTTCATCGGGGAAGGGGGGTAAATATACTCAACTATTCTTAGTTTCAATTTACTTTCTTTCCGCCTGATGACTTAAGAAAACCCGGAAACGTAAACATAGTGAGTTATCCATActtagattttgtttcagttcTGTAGAAATACTTGAAGTAAGGAATTAGTTAATTTGcttatgataaatgtttaaagtttcttaaaaatgcttttttttaaaaataaaactcccatcctgtttttataattttctatttacacTCAGAACGCATCACCAGCTTTGTTTATGAACATAAAGTTTGAAGGACAAAAACCGTGTGAGAGTTATCGATCAAGGATGGTTGTCCCTTTCAGTTATTGAATACAGATCTAAATAGTGTATCGTGTTATTGAGTGATCAAAACTACACACAAACGAATGAAATCACCGATAAGAAATTTCTAATGAaggttgaaattattttatacaattatttttacagGACTTAAACTACTTTTATGGTCTAAAGAAACCAATGTCCTCTTTGTATTTCGAGATGTGCGAGTTCCCTTAAAGAAATTCATTTGGCGAGGGAACAATGACAGGAAATACAATTTACAGAGTATAGTGTGATTTTTCAATTTtactctattttaaaataaattggaaaCGTGAGTAATATAAAAGTAACCGTGTGCAAGGCTTCAAGGAAGTAGGACTTTGTAAAACTGGATGTGATACAGTAGGGCTTCTTGGAAACAGGGTTTGAAGTCCAAATTTTATTGACGACACGAATTGGACTTTTAATAACAAAGGCCATTCTATTGGTTTTCACCATCTTGTACAACACACTTATAAGTTCACCAAACAATTTATTACAAAGAGAGAAATTTGACTAgaataagttatattataaacTGTAGCTGGAACCGATTCTCAGTGTAAGATATACTTCTGAAGACAATTAACCTTCGTGAATcaataaatgaagaaaattacattaattatttaaccCATTTATAAGACGTTCCTAGTGAGAACTGGAAGAAACTCTAAGTAGTGAATAGcaaaaaagtaatgaaaaaatatatgtatgaaaaactAAACCTTATAATGAAAACACGTGTCACGGTCTTATACCTGGGCTGTGTTTCcactaataattatgtttaacagtGTTATTTTAACCCGTTGTTAATACGTAGAACTATTAATACTTGTGTGAATATTGCACCCCCTCCCTTTTTCGATGGTATTATATACAACTGTTAAGATATTTAGATagtgtgaaaatattaatatatatttgaactgGTAATAAGTAGAACTATTAATACTTGTGTGAATATTGTTTGCCACTTTTTTACTGATAGTATATAAAACTATTAGGATTTTGTAAGTGCATTCAAGTAAACTTTTAATTACTCAACGagaatcattatattttaataaatacgtaAGAAGTGGCAAAGGTATGAGACGGTTAAATGAGGACAGTTTgcaatgcttgtttgtttgtttttcttttgtttttttgaatttcgtgcaaagctactcgagggctatctgcgctagccgtccctaatttagtagtgtaagactataaggagggcagctagtatcaccacccatcgctttgccaacgaatagtaggatggaccgtcacattataacgcccccacggcgttataaagggcgagcatgtttggcgcgacggggatgcgaacccgcgcccctcagattacgagtcgcacgccttaacccacctggccatgctggacaaCATATTTGGAAGAGAATTTTGTTCAATAATGAGATGATGGTTAGGATGTAACCAGATTTATTTAAAGTCATGTTGACGTCACCACCTGATTGTAACTAATGGTGATGTAGAGTTTAGGTTTATTTTATGTCATGTTGTCGTTATTGTCTGATTATAACTGATGCTGTCAAAACATGAAGAGATTGTTTCCTGTCCTGTTTTAAAAAAAGCCATTTTTTGTGTGCAATAATTCAAACTAACATGTTCAGTTTAAGTAATTTGTGGGTCTTGCGCTCCCTTTGAGAGTACATAAGAACTCACTGAAAGTAAAAGTTTCATGGTAATCGAAGTTGCAGAGGTTCCTCACGGGCGAACAAACAGACGCACACCAATACATATGACAGGTTATCTAATGCACTACACTACTTTTACATTTCTTCAAACAACAACTTGTATTTTCAGTTTGATATGAAGTAAGAGGAGAGACGTTCCACAGGGAATTTCCTTCTCGACTGACTTCACTTCCTGTTCGGTAATGAGGTAGCATGTTTTTCAGTATATGGCACGAAGCTCTTTTCTCTGAGAACTCAGAGACAGGAAATTATTCAGACTTGAACTGTTACTAGCATTAAGTCTTAGAATAGACGACCTTTGTTAATAACGATAACACcgtctactgttaggtatatttTGGGgcaactaaaattaaaacaatggaGTCCTGTCAAGTATATTTTAGTCTCTCTGACTTTGAGTTAGCAAATATAACTTCGAAGTCAAAGTCTTTCTTGGATATATTGTCAATCTATCCCTCGTAAAAtcttccccgctggtacagcggtaagtctacggatttacaatgctaaaatcaaaggttcgattcccctcggtggattcagcagtgGATTTTAccgtcttaaaatattttatttagcatTCTAAAAACAATtcgttttaatttcatttagaaaCGTGGGCTTTCATCCAACAATGGTTTTCACAGtaaataggtccggcatggccaagttgttaaggagctcgatttgtaatccgaggatcgtaggttcgaatccctgtcacaccaaacattcttgccctttcagccgtgggaacgttataatgtgacggtcagtccagttattcgttggtaaaagagtagcccaagagtaggcggtgggtgatgatgactagttgccttccctctagtcttacactgctaaagtagggacgaatagcgcagatagccctcaagtgggtttgtgcaaaattcgaaacaaaccaaaccacagtaaataataataataaaacatcagtTTTTATCGCTTTGATAACATACAGATATCTGTTGCAAAATATTTCGGTTTTGGACTTTATGCGGGTAGAATATGTTCATTTACAAAGGACTGTTAAGCCAATAAAGTTAAACAGCTAGTAGTTCGTTCTCAGATTTATTCATTTAACCACATTAAGTATAGCTTGGAATAGTTTTATCATATCAGCTTAATAATTCTTCTTTCTCTCCTATacattgaataataaaatttattttaggcttaaattgttttaaatatagtaatttgTACAAAAAGAATTTTGACATTTCTGTTAGTTCGACTACGTTTTCTCACTCTACGTAACAAAatcaaacacaacaacaacaaaaatagtgATATATTTTAGAAGTTCGACATCACTACAACATTTACTGAGAAAATTAGCAAAAACAAATTGGCGCTAATAAGCCATAACTTGAATTGACATAGTCGAATGGTGGGGAAGTCTAATTAAAATTCGcgaagaaattaattaaatattaccaAATTCAAAGAAAGCAATGTTCCTTTTAAATTATTCGCAATTTAGTCCTCAGCtgataaacatttttactatCAGAGTATGGAAATGTAAacctattttatgtttttcagatCGTGACATTACGATAGGCGTGGCGTAGTGGTTACCTTGCTCGAACTTCATGACGCAAAAAATGCGCTACGCATTTTGGGACCGTGAGGTACGCTGTACGAGGGACCGACTGCCGCTGAAAAATAACCTAATACCTGGCAATGGGTATTGTTGATTTGACGCCTATCCTATGATTtatcaaaacaaaccttttactGCTATGTGTAGATGTCCCTTCGTGGATGTCTgtgtatttacaacgctataaaccgggtttcgatatccatgacACCTTATTAACTTTCCAAGTATCTTTGTGCAAGAAttctaaacatttaaacaaacctTAGTAAgtacttttaaatattgtttaatcagacATAATGGTATTACACTTGATGTCATATTCTATGTTTTATTATGTCTATTTGAAATAGAAGAAAATTAGttgtaattttctgttgtttcttaGCGCAAATAATGGGCTATTTTCTCACTATCTACTTACATACGGACTCACCATTAACCTATCGGagaatataacagttgttacaaaatataaattattaagaagTTTATTTCTGAATACTTATAGgctaattttatcttttttaaataatgaaattataacttatgagtttctaaatattaatttttattagatttt
Above is a genomic segment from Tachypleus tridentatus isolate NWPU-2018 chromosome 11, ASM421037v1, whole genome shotgun sequence containing:
- the LOC143231458 gene encoding short neuropeptide F-like isoform X2 — protein: MSSTSLFKACVSFFCVLVVVDHLVTASPHIYNDYDNLRDLYELLLRNEALPPVARFAHQMERKGGRSPSLRLRFGRRADPLWAHLSSAEARAIDEPEN
- the LOC143231458 gene encoding uncharacterized protein LOC143231458 isoform X1 translates to MSSTSLFKACVSFFCVLVVVDHLVTASPHIYNDYDRSQFLADLRDLYELLLRNEALPPVARFAHQMERKGGRSPSLRLRFGRRADPLWAHLSSAEARAIDEPEN